A single region of the Biomaibacter acetigenes genome encodes:
- a CDS encoding DUF1385 domain-containing protein, protein MKPVRPNIGGQAVIEGVMMRGPKFTAIAVRKNDEIIIKKEENHSLSDKYKFLKLPILRGMLSLVEMLIIGIQALSYSAGIAGDEEEKLSSRDIALALLTAVGFAILLFIIIPTAAVKLIGENMRSPFWLNMIEGLVRILIFLAYIFIISSMKDIRRVFEYHGAEHKAVHCYEHDEKLTPENAAKYTTLHPRCGTSFLMVVMVVSILLFSLLGWPGIIMRILSRILLLPLVAGVSYEFIRLAGRSSSPVVNILSKPGIWLQKLTTREPDESQIEVALEALKSVL, encoded by the coding sequence ATGAAACCGGTAAGACCTAACATAGGCGGTCAGGCAGTTATTGAAGGGGTGATGATGCGCGGCCCGAAGTTTACCGCCATTGCCGTCAGAAAAAATGACGAGATTATAATAAAGAAAGAGGAAAACCACTCTCTTTCCGACAAATATAAATTCCTTAAACTACCCATACTCAGGGGTATGTTATCCCTGGTGGAAATGCTAATCATCGGTATCCAGGCTCTTTCCTACTCGGCTGGCATAGCCGGAGATGAAGAGGAAAAGCTCTCCAGCAGGGATATCGCTCTGGCTTTACTTACCGCCGTGGGCTTTGCTATACTGCTTTTTATCATAATCCCCACTGCTGCGGTTAAACTAATTGGGGAAAATATGAGAAGCCCCTTCTGGCTCAATATGATAGAAGGCCTGGTGCGCATTTTAATTTTCCTTGCCTACATTTTTATTATTTCTTCCATGAAGGATATAAGGAGGGTCTTTGAATACCACGGTGCCGAACATAAGGCGGTCCACTGCTATGAGCACGATGAAAAGCTTACACCTGAAAATGCCGCAAAGTATACCACGCTTCATCCCAGGTGCGGCACCAGCTTCCTTATGGTGGTCATGGTCGTCAGCATTTTGCTTTTTTCCCTGCTGGGCTGGCCGGGCATCATCATGAGGATACTTTCGAGGATTTTGCTTTTGCCGCTGGTGGCGGGGGTATCCTATGAATTTATCAGGCTCGCGGGCAGGAGCAGTTCTCCGGTCGTGAACATTTTGAGCAAACCGGGCATCTGGCTTCAGAAGCTGACTACCCGGGAGCCGGACGAATCACAGATTGAAGTGGCGCTGGAAGCATTGAAAAGCGTTCTGTAA
- the rpmE gene encoding 50S ribosomal protein L31, which yields MKEGIHPKYGKAIVKCACGNTFETGSTKPELHVEICSKCHPFFSGKQKLVDTGGRVERFKKRFGLKDQE from the coding sequence ATGAAAGAAGGAATCCATCCCAAGTACGGAAAAGCCATAGTGAAATGCGCCTGCGGCAACACCTTCGAGACTGGGTCCACAAAACCCGAGCTGCATGTGGAAATTTGCTCCAAGTGCCATCCTTTCTTTTCCGGCAAGCAAAAGCTGGTGGATACCGGCGGCCGTGTAGAAAGATTCAAGAAGAGATTCGGTCTCAAGGACCAGGAGTAG